A single window of Salvia splendens isolate huo1 chromosome 8, SspV2, whole genome shotgun sequence DNA harbors:
- the LOC121743677 gene encoding phenylacetaldehyde reductase-like, whose product MVMSKKGEVVCVTGASGFIGSWLVHLLLARGYVVRATVKDLGDERETKHLEAMEGAESRLRLFQIDLLDYDSIFAAVNSSTGVFHLASPCIVHQIQDVQGELLDPAIKGTINVLKAAKNAGVGRVVVTSSISAMIPTANHLGDAGEGCWIDEDYCRQKRGNSAFMYSVSKAAAEKAAWRLAEEDGVDVVVLNPGVVVGPILPPLLNTSMTLILDILQGKEFPEHLFMALVHVKDVALAHLVLYENTSAAGRHLCVESLSRYDRFAQHMERLYPQYKLPRFHGKNGPLKSNAASKKLIDLGFQFTPMDQIVKDSIQTLRTKGFLS is encoded by the exons ATGGTGATGAGTAAGAAAGGAGAAGTGGTGTGTGTGACCGGAGCCAGCGGCTTCATTGGCTCATGGCTCGTCCACCTTCTCCTCGCCCGCGGCTACGTTGTCCGCGCCACCGTCAAAGATCTAG GAGACGAGAGAGAAACGAAGCACTTGGAAGCCATGGAGGGAGCTGAATCACGCCTTCGCCTCTTCCAGATTGATCTGCTTGATTACGACTCCATTTTTGCCGCAGTCAACAGCTCCACTGGCGTCTTCCACCTCGCTTCCCCTTGTATCGTCCATCAAATCCAAGATGTTCAG GGGGAGCTGCTGGACCCAGCAATTAAGGGGACCATAAATGTACTAAAAGCAGCAAAGAATGCGGGCGTTGGGCGCGTGGTTGTGACATCTTCTATATCTGCCATGATCCCAACTGCCAATCATCTGGGAGACGCCGGTGAAGGCTGCTGGATTGATGAGGATTACTGCCGCCAAAAACGGGGTAACTCAGCA TTTATGTACTCTGTGTCTAAAGCGGCCGCTGAGAAAGCTGCATGGCGATTGGCGGAGGAAGATGGCGTAGACGTAGTGGTGCTGAATCCAGGAGTGGTGGTTGGCCCTATACTCCCCCCACTCTTAAACACTAGCATGACACTCATCCTTGACATACTTCAGG GCAAAGAATTTCCAGAACACCTGTTTATGGCATTAGTACATGTGAAAGATGTTGCTCTTGCTCACCTAGTCTTGTATGAGAACACATCTGCTGCTGGAAGGCATCTCTGTGTCGAATCTTTGTCTCGTTATGACCGCTTTGCCCAACATATGGAGAGGCTATACCCTCAATACAAGCTGCCCAGGTTTCATGGGAAAAATGGACCACTCAAGTCCAATGCTGCATCCAAGAAGCTCATAGATCTGGGCTTCCAATTTACTCCCATGGACCAGATTGTTAAGGATTCTATTCAAACTTTGAGGACCAAAGGATTTCTTTCTTGA
- the LOC121743707 gene encoding phenylacetaldehyde reductase-like — translation MADKIGEVVCVTGASGFIGSWIVQLLLRRGYSVRATVKNLGDERETKHLEAIEGADSRLRLFQIDLLDYDSIAAAVTGAAGVFHVASPCIIDQVDDPQRELLDPAVKGTLNVLTAAKNLNVRRVVVTSSISAMIASSDTLADVGEDSWVDDDYCRQNGIWYPLSKALAEKAAWKFAEEHGLDIVVVNPGMVVGPLLPPALNSSMQLMVRVLQGHNFNERFFMALVHVKDVALAHILLYENTSAAGRHLCVESLSRYDEFAEQMDRAYPEYKLPRSSKEKQHGSAKSEAALKKLIDLGVKYTPMDQIVKDAIESLRRKGYIS, via the exons ATGGCGGATAAGATAGGAGAAGTGGTCTGCGTCACCGGCGCCAGCGGCTTCATTGGCTCTTGGATCGTCCAACTTCTGCTTCGCCGTGGCTACTCCGTTCGCGCCACCGTCAAAAATCTAG GGGACGAGAGAGAAACGAAGCACTTGGAAGCCATTGAAGGAGCTGATTCCCGCCTTCGCCTCTTCCAGATCGATTTGCTTGACTATGACTCCATTGCCGCCGCTGTCACCGGCGCTGCCGGTGTCTTCCATGTCGCTTCCCCTTGTATCATCGATCAAGTCGACGATCCTCAG CGGGAGCTGTTAGACCCTGCAGTTAAGGGAACCCTAAATGTACTGACGGCGGCCAAAAATCTCAACGTTCGGCGCGTGGTTGTCACGTCTTCTATATCTGCCATGATTGCAAGCTCCGACACTCTGGCAGACGTCGGTGAAGATTCTTGGGTTGATGACGATTATTGCCGCCAAAATGGG ATTTGGTATCCTTTGTCAAAAGCACTTGCAGAAAAAGCTGCATGGAAATTTGCCGAGGAACATGGTCTGGATATTGTTGTGGTGAATCCAGGAATGGTCGTTGGCCCGCTACTTCCCCCAGCTTTAaattctagcatgcaattgatGGTTCGCGTACTTCAGG GTCATAATTTTAACGAGAGATTCTTTATGGCATTAGTACATGTGAAAGATGTGGCTCTTGCTCACATACTGTTGTATGAGAACACATCAGCAGCCGGAAGGCATCTGTGTGTTGAATCTTTATCACGTTACGATGAATTTGCTGAACAGATGGATAGAGCCTATCCTGAATACAAGTTGCCCAG GTCTAGTAAAGAAAAACAACATGGATCAGCGAAGAGCGAGGCTGCATTGAAGAAGCTGATAGATCTGGGTGTGAAATATACTCCTATGGATCAGATTGTTAAGGATGCTATTGAAAGTTTGAGGAGAAAAGGATATATTTCGTGA
- the LOC121743838 gene encoding PHD finger protein MALE STERILITY 1-like: MSQLDLSRKRKRGDKVFKFKVFGARGYPAGSNGSFLENIRALLEFGQVETNPMPTWSFQLEARRHPLLLFVVEEPVDFSCTHCRYTGWGHHMICNKNYHFLLPSKSDSDEYAKTNTIELHRETHTLHGVLHSNGFGHLLCINGRSGLPGYQIMEFWDRLCSGLGAREVSLRDSATKKGMELRLLHSVAYGRPWFGQWDYTFKRGSYGVDKEMYQNAIKTIQNVPLTLIAHQFGFGSEIQVIFCRYQQLSSHSLMTLGDVFHFMLELKCRVSEESSSGYSAIMSDASCRWSPKRVEKAIHVVVEALKRAEFQWVSRQHVRDVARSYIGDTGLLDFVLKSLGNHMVGKYLVRRCLNPVTKVLEYCLEDVSRTFSKQEANLRPQQKISWAQLVKDLLCLYSNILGDHNPITRNGAFAAIHLASRVILDAKHLAKEYRMPVEEGSKKKIYCRVNILNNADQEVAATPYHCVVVRSGATFDEVRREAERTFGETYVALRNMAAEAMRPQGGEAVVRAGSKVELVCRQGEGEVYPEGPVVNCVCGARDDDGERMVSCDLCRAWQHTSCVRIPDHHAVPDIFLCTGCEQDILRFRCYATSTPI, encoded by the exons ATGTCTCAGCTCGACCTGAGCCGCAAGAGGAAGAGGGGCGACAAGGTGTTCAAATTCAAAGTTTTCGGCGCCAGAGGCTACCCGGCCGGCTCCAACGGCTCCTTCCTTGAAAACATCCGGGCCCTCCTCGAGTTCGGCCAGGTCGAGACCAACCCCATGCCCACCTGGTCCTTCCAGCTTGAGGCGCGCCGCCATCCTCTCCTTCTCTTTGTCGTTGAAGAGCCCGTAGATTTCTCCTGCACCCACTGCCGCTACACAG GCTGGGGCCATCACATGATCTGCAACAAGAACTACCATTTCCTATTACCCTCTAAATCCGACTCTGATGAATATGCAAAGACCAACACCATCGAGTTGCATAGGGAGACCCACACCCTGCATGGTGTCCTCCACTCCAATGGATTTGGCCATCTCCTCTGCATCAACGGCAGGTCCGGTCTGCCCGGCTACCAGATCATGGAGTTCTGGGACCGGTTATGCTCCGGTTTAGGAGCTAG GGAGGTGAGCTTGAGAGACTCGGCGACCAAGAAAGGGATGGAGCTGCGATTGCTCCACAGCGTCGCCTACGGAAGGCCTTGGTTCGGGCAATGGGACTACACATTTAAGCGCGGAAGCTACGGCGTCGATAAAGAAATGTACCAAAACGCAATCAAAACCATCCAAAACGTTCCCCTAACCCTAATCGCTCATCAATTCGGATTCGGGAGCGAGATTCAAGTCATATTCTGCCGCTACCAGCAGCTGTCCAGCCATTCTCTCATGACGTTAGGCGACGTGTTCCATTTCATGCTGGAGCTGAAATGCAGGGTCTCCGAGGAGAGCAGCAGCGGCTACTCGGCCATCATGTCGGACGCGTCGTGCCGGTGGTCCCCGAAGCGCGTGGAGAAGGCGATCCACGTGGTGGTGGAGGCCCTGAAGCGCGCCGAGTTCCAGTGGGTGTCGCGCCAGCACGTGCGGGACGTGGCCCGTTCCTACATCGGCGACACAGGCCTCCTCGACTTCGTGCTCAAGTCCCTTGGGAACCACATGGTGGGGAAGTACCTGGTGAGGAGGTGTCTGAACCCCGTCACCAAAGTGCTGGAGTATTGTTTGGAGGATGTTTCTAGAACATTCTCCAAACAAGAAGCCAATTTAAGGCCACAGCAGAAAATCTCTTGGGCTCAGCTCGTCAAGGACTTGCTCTGCCTCTACTCCAACATTCTTGGCGATCACAATCCCATCACTAGGAATGGGGCATTCGCCGCCATCCACTTGGCGTCGAGAGTCATTCTCGACGCCAAGCACCTTGCGAAAGAGTACCGGATGCCGGTGGAGGAAGGAAGCAAGAAGAAGATCTACTGCAGAGTGAATATACTTAATAATGCGGATCAGGAAGTGGCGGCGACGCCGTACCACTGCGTCGTGGTGAGGAGCGGCGCGACGTTCGATGAGGTGAGGCGCGAGGCGGAGAGGACTTTCGGGGAGACGTACGTGGCGCTGAGGAACATGGCGGCGGAGGCGATGAGGCCGCAAGGGGGGGAGGCGGTGGTGAGGGCGGGGAGTAAGGTGGAGTTGGTGTGTAGGCAGGGGGAGGGGGAGGTTTACCCGGAGGGGCCGGTGGTGAACTGCGTTTGTGGGGCGAGGGATGATGATGGGGAGAGGATGGTGTCGTGCGATCTGTGCCGAGCGTGGCAGCACACCAGCTGCGTGCGCATCCCCGACCATCACGCCGTGCCCGACATATTTCTGTGCACGGGATGCGAACAGGATATCCTGCGCTTCCGCTGCTATGCCACCTCCACCCCTATATGA
- the LOC121745326 gene encoding phenylacetaldehyde reductase-like produces MSEKVGEVVCLTGGSGYIGSWIVQLLLRRGYTVHATVKNLNDEKETKHLQALEGAESRLRLFQIDLLDYDSIVAAVTGAGGVFHLASPCIVDRVEDPQRDLLDPAIKGTINVLTAAKKLGVRRVVVTSSISAMFPSPNWPADKIKNEDCWADEEYCKQKGVWYPLSKTMAEKAAWKFAEENSLDIVVVNPGTVMGPIIPPAINASMQMLLRLLQGCTEQYEDVFIGSVHVKDVALAHIMVYENPSAKGRHLCVEAISHYGDFAAKVAELYPEYNIPKLPRDTQPGLLRSKDGAKKLKDLGLEFIPMEQIIKDGVESLRSKGYIS; encoded by the exons ATGAGTGAGAAAGTTGGTGAAGTAGTGTGTCTCACCGGCGGCAGTGGCTACATTGGCTCATGGATcgttcagctcctcctccgccgcGGCTACACCGTCCACGCCACCGTCAAAAACCTCA ACGATGAGAAAGAAACAAAGCACTTGCAAGCGCTGGAAGGAGCTGAATCGCGCCTCCGCCTCTTCCAAATCGATTTGCTCGATTACGACTCCATCGTCGCCGCCGTGACTGGTGCCGGAGGAGTGTTCCATTTGGCTTCCCCCTGCATCGTCGATCGAGTGGAAGATCCGCAG CGCGACCTACTGGACCCGGCGATTAAGGGCACCATCAACGTACTGACGGCGGCAAAGAAGCTAGGCGTTCGGCGCGTGGTCGTCACGTCCTCTATATCGGCGATGTTTCCCAGCCCTAATTGGCCTGCTGATAAGATTAAGAATGAAGATTGCTGGGCTGATGAGGAATACTGCAAGCAGAAAGGG GTTTGGTATCCACTCTCTAAAACCATGGCTGAAAAGGCTGCTTGGAAATTTGCTGAGGAAAATAGTCTGGATATTGTTGTGGTGAACCCTGGAACAGTGATGGGTCCTATTATTCCTCCAGCAATAAATGCAAGCATGCAGATGTTGCTTCGCCTTCTGCAGG GCTGCACTGAACAGTATGAAGATGTGTTCATTGGATCTGTGCACGTCAAAGATGTAGCACTTGCACACATTATGGTGTATGAGAACCCATCTGCAAAAGGAAGGCACTTATGTGTCGAAGCTATATCTCATTATGGCGATTTCGCTGCTAAGGTGGCAGAACTCTACCCCGAATACAACATCCCCAA GCTGCCCAGGGATACTCAACCTGGACTACTAAGATCCAAGGATGGGGCAAAGAAACTGAAGGACTTAGGTTTGGAATTTATTCCCATGGAGCAAATCATAAAGGATGGTGTTGAAAGTTTGAGAAGCAAAGgatatatttcttga
- the LOC121744134 gene encoding gamma-interferon-responsive lysosomal thiol protein-like, protein MDALRLLLVLSIISPFAATTAVNGGDNVALELYYETLCPYCSNLIVNYLYKIFESDLITITDLKLIPYGNAKIKSDGTIVCQHGEYECILNTVEACAIDAWPKVKDHFPFIYCVESLVYHDNYTYWATCFEKLGLDATPVMDCYNSDRGKKIILQYAAKTNALEPPHTYVPWVVVDGQPIYDDYRNFKSYICDAYKGTPKPSACTELSVGRIRKVKMDLLNSLFGQESFKSKMSRVLPAILSWLQ, encoded by the exons ATGGATGCTCTTCGGTTGCTCTTGGTTCTGTCAATCATCTCTCCTTtcgctgccaccaccgccgtCAACGGTGGCGACAACGTGGCGCTGGAGCTGTACTACGAGACTCTCTGCCCCTACTGTTCCAATCTCATAGTCAACTACCTCTACAAAATATTCGAGTCTGATCTAATCACAATTACCGATCTAAAGCTTATTCCCTATGGAAACGCTAAAATCAAGTCTGATGGTACCATCGTTTGCCAG CATGGTGAATATGAATGCATATTGAACACTGTGGAGGCGTGTGCAATTGATGCCTGGCCTAAAGTG AAAGATCATTTCCCATTTATCTACTGTGTGGAAAGTCTTGTATACCATGATAACTACACCTATTGGGCGACATGCTTTGAGAAATTGGGTCTTGATGCCACCCCTGTTATGGATTGTTACAACAGTGACCGTGGAAAAAAG ATTATACTACAATATGCAGCTAAAACAAATGCTCTCGAACCCCCTCATACTTACGTGCCATGGGTAGTTGTGGATGGACAGCCCATATATGAT GATTATCGGAACTTCAAAAGCTATATCTGCGATGCATACAAAGGGACTCCCAAACCATCCGCTTGCACTGAATTGTCAGTTGGGCGCATTCGAAAGGTGAAAATGGACTTGCTCAATTCTCTCTTTGGACAAGAATCATTCAAATCAAAGATGTCCCGCGTATTGCCAGCAATACTTTCATGGCTGCAGTGA
- the LOC121743610 gene encoding protein-tyrosine sulfotransferase-like, producing the protein MRCEIVHLILGFFLLLLVSVPVTVEASEANDGYKQCEHTVKKWASFSADTEVNGNQHALRDLLLFLHVPRTGGRTYYHCFLKKLYSSSLECPRSYDKLRYNSRKSSCRLLTTHDDYSVMSKLPRERTSLMTILRDPIERVFSTYEFSLEVASRFLIHPNLTSVLTMSRSARRKTSGVSTLDIWPWKYLVPWMREDLFSRRDIRKLRGQVNLVAGDPYDMEDIAMPLHEYINEPVTRDIVHNGATFQIVGLTNNSYFAGAHEVRHCVLKYHSLGDYVLQVAKKKLDKMIYVGLTENHKESANVFANVVATQVISKHKTSSSNSDGAGDNDSEQHSQLPDMKTDANDKDQNQKNMSSTGEDNAIQENWTVGKLMKAYNSCVSKLRDSQADRRVNSLKQLYPANFTKEARKRVPEALIKEITLLNSLDIELYKYGQYIFRKQQEHMTQSMVHDEELSGMLSTSTYRGIYDNPSWKFVSLSAAAALLLIFIFIFVSSRRRTSKVKL; encoded by the exons ATGAGGTGCGAGATAGTTCATCTGATTTTGGGTTTCTTTCTTTTGCTGCTCGTATCTG TTCCTGTCACAGTAGAGGCATCAGAGGCAAATGATGGTTATAAGCAGTGTGAACATACAGTCAAGAAATGGGCATCCTTTTCGGCTGATACCGAAGTTAATGGCAACCAACATGCCTTGCGTGACTTGCTACTTTTCCTTCATGTACCTCGAACAGGGGGACGAACATACTACCATTG TTTCTTGAAAAAGCTGTACTCAAGCTCCTTGGaatgtcctcggtcttatgataAACTGAGATATAACTCAAG AAAATCGAGTTGCCGCTTATTAACTACACATGATGACTACTCTGTGATGTCCAAACTTCCCAGGGAGAGAACTTCACTGATGACAATACTTAGAGACCCTATTGAACGTGTTTTTAGCACTTACGAATTTTCATTGGAGGTGGCCTCTAGGTTTTTGATTCATCCCAATTTAACATCTGTATTAACAATGTCCCGAAGTGCACGTCGTAAGACATCTGGAGTGAGTACTCTGGATATTTGGCCCTGGAAGTATCTGGTTCCTTGGATGAGAGAAGACCTTTTTTCACGG AGGGACATTAGAAAACTTAGAGGGCAAGTTAATTTAGTGGCTGGTGATCCCTATGACATGGAAGACATTGCGATGCCTCTGCATGAGTACATTAATGAGCCTGTTACTCGAGACATTGTCCACAATGGGGCCACTTTCCAG ATTGTAGGTCTCACAAACAACTCTTATTTTGCTGGAGCACATGAAGTGCGTCATTGTGTGCTTAAGTACCATTCTCTTGGTGATTATGTGCTTCAAGTTGCAAAG AAGAAGTTGGATAAGATGATTTATGTTGGACTGACTGAAAATCATAAAGAATCGGCCAACGTGTTTGCAAATGTAGTTGCTACACAGGTGATTTCCAAGCACAAAACATCAAGCTCTAATTCAGATGGTGCTGGTGACAATGACTCAG AACAGCACTCACAACTTCCTGATATGAAGACTGATGctaatgataaa GATCAAAACCAGAAGAACATGTCATCAACTGGCGAGGATAATGCAATACAGGAAAAT TGGACTGTGGGGAAACTGATGAAAGCATACAATTCTTGCGTTTCGAAACTAAGAGACTCTCAAGCAGATAGGCGTGTGAATTCTTTGAAGCAACTTTATCCAGCAAACTTTACAAAAGAG GCTCGTAAGCGGGTTCCTGAGGCCCTTATCAAGGAGATAACATTGCTTAACAGCCTTGATATAGAGCTCTATAAGTATGGCCAGTACATCTTCAGAAAGCAACAGGAACATATGACGCAGAGCATGGTTCATGAT GAAGAGCTAAGTGGCATGCTCTCTACAAGCACATACCGCGGAATCTATGACAACCCTTCCTGGAAATTCGTGTCCTtatctgctgctgctgctctgCTGCTTATCTTCATTTTTATCTTTGTAAGTTCAAGAAGAAGAACGTCAAAAGTTAAGCTGTAA